GGGCTTCCCGTCGTCGAACTCACCTACCCGCCCAGGTCCCTGGACCGCTGGTGGTGACACGGCGCGGCACCGGTCAGGTCACGTTCGCGCGGGCGGTACGACGAGAGAAGAGGGCACATGGACACCCAGGGCAACGGACCGGACGGACGGGGCGGTGCGGCCGGCCCGGCGGGGCGGACCGCGCTGCACGGACTGCGCATCGCGGACTTCTCCCGGGTGCTCGCGGGACCCTACGCCACCATGCTCCTCGCCGACCTCGGCGCCGACGTGGTGAAGGTGGAGCGCCCGGGGACCGGGGACGAGACCCGGGCCTGGCACCCCCCGGCGGACCAGGACGGCACCTCGACGTACTTCCTGAGCGTCAACCGGAACAAGAGGTCCGTCGTCCTGGACCTCACCACCGAGACCGGTCTCGAACAGGCCCGCGCCCTGATCGCCGAGTCCGACGTCCTGGTGGAGAACTTCCGCCCCGGCACCATGGAACGGCTGGGCCTCGGCCATCGTGAACTCCTGGCCCGGCAGCCTGAGTTGGTCTACTGCTCGATCAGCGGTTTCGGCAGCGGCGCGGGCGCCGCGATCCCCGGCTACGACCTCCTCGTCCAGGCGGTCGGCGGTCTGATGAGCGTGACCGGGACCGCGGACGGGGAGCCGGTGAAGGCCGGCGTGGCCCTGGTCGACGTGATCACCGGACTGCACGCCTCACTCGGCATCCTCGCCGCGCTACGGCACCGGGACGCCACCGGCGAAGGGCAGCTCGTGGAGGTGAACCTGCTCGGCTCGCTGCTGTCGGCCATGGTCAACCAGGCCTCGGCCTTCGCCGTCGCCGGGGTGGTGCCGGGCCGGATGGGCAACGCGCACCCGAGCATCGCCCCGTACGAGACCCTGCCGACCGCGGACCGGCCGATCGCACTCGCGGTGGGCAACGACCGGCAGTTCGCGGCACTGGCCGAGGTCGTCGGGGATCCCGGTCTCGCCGTCGACGACCGGTTCCGCACGAACACCGACCGGGTCGCTCATCGCGCCGCACTGCGGGACATCCTGACCGAGCGGCTCGGTGCCGCGGGCGCCGACCACTGGACCACCGCCCTGCTGGCGGCCGGAGTGCCCGCCGGACCGGTCAACACCCTCGACGAAGCGTTCGCCTTCGCGCACAAGCTCGGCCTTCCCGGCATCGTCGAGATCCCCGCGGTCCCCGCCGACGGCGCCCAAGCCAGGCCCTTCCGCCAGATCGCGCACCCCATCGGCCTGAGCGGAACCCCGGCGCAGTACCGCCTGCCCCCGCCCTCCCTGGGCCGGCACACCGCGCAGATCCTGAACGACCCCTCCGACCAACCGATTTCCTGAACCCGATCACAAGGAGCACGACATGAACGCCAAGCCGCTGAAGGACCCCCTCGAACTGTTCGACATCGCTTCCGTTCTCACCGACGAGGAGCGCGAGATCCAGGCCACCGTCGCCAGGTTCGTCGCCGACCGGGTCCGCCCGCACATCGGGGAGTGGTTCGAGAACGCCCACTTCGCACGCGAACTCGCGCCCGAGCTCGGCAAGTTGGGGGTGCTCGGCATGCACCTCGACGGGTACGGCTGTGCCGGCACCAACGCCGTCAGCTACGGTCTGGCCTGCCTGGAGCTGGAGGCGGCGGACTCCGGTTTCCGCAGCTTCGTGTCCGTGCAGGGCTCGCTGTCGATGTTCTCCATCTGGAAGTGGGGCTCCGAGGAGCAGAAGCAGGAGTGGCTGCCCCGGCTCGCCGCAGGTGAGGCGATCGGCTGCTTCGGCCTGACCGAGCCCGACTTCGGCAGCAACCCCTCCGGCATGCGCACCAGGGCCGTCCGCGAGGGTGGCGACTGGATCCTGAACGGCTCCAAGATGTGGATCACCAACGGCGGTATCGCGGACGTGGCCACCGTGTGGGCGCAGACCGAGGACGGCGTCCGCGGCTTCCTCGTGCCGCGCGGGACGCCCGGTTTCACGACCCAGGACATCAAGCAGAAGATGTCGCTGCGGGCGTCCGTCACCTCGGAGCTGTACTTCGACGACGTACGGCTGCCCGACTCGGCGCGGCTCCCGCACGCGGAGGGCCTGCGCGGCCCGCTGTCCTGCCTGAACGAGGCCCGCTTCGGCATCCTGTTCGGAGCGGTCGGCGCCGCCCGGGACTCCCTGCAGGCGGCCGTCGAGTACGCCGACTCGCGGGTGCAGTTCGACAAGCCGATCAGTGCCTTCCAGCTCACCCAGAAGAAGCTCGCCGACATGACCGTGTCCCTCGGCAATGCCGCGCTGCTCGCCGTGCACCTCGGGCGTCTGAAGGACCAGCACCGCATCCGGCCCGAACAGATCAGCGTCGGCAAGCTCAACAACGTCCGGGAGGCGATCGCGATCGCCCGGGAGTGCCGCACCGTGCTCGGCGCCAACGGCATCTCCCTGGAGTACTCGCCGCTGCGTCACGCCAACAACCTGGAGTCCGTCCTCACCTACGAGGGGACCAGCGAGATGCACACCCTGGTCGTCGGCCAGGCGATCACCGGCTACCCGGCGTTCCGCTGACCGCGCCGGCGAAGGAAGACGACCGTGAACATCGTCGTACTCGTCAAGCAGGTCCCCGACACCGCCGCCGAACGCACCCTGACCGGGACCGACCACACGCTCGACCGCGAGAACTCCGACCTCGTCCTGGACGAGATCAACGAGCGCGCCGCCGAGGAGGCCCTGACCCTCAAGGAGGAGAACGACGCCGAAGTCACGGTCGTGTCCATGGGGCCCGACTCCGCCCTCGACGCCATCCGCAAGGTACTGGCGATGGGCGCCGACCGTGGCATCCACGTCTGCGACGACAGACTCCGGGGCGCCGACGTGGTGACCACCGCGAAGGTCCTGGCCGCCGCCGTGGGGACGGTGACGGACGTGGACCTGGTCCTCGCGGGCGACGCGGCGACCGACGGTCAGGCGAGTGCGGTCCCCGCCATGGTCGCGGAGCTGCTCGGGCTGCCGCAGCTGACCCATGTACGCGAACTCGCGCTGGACGCGGGGCGGGTGCGCGCCGAGCGCGAGACCGACAGCGGTGAGGCCACGCTGGGCGCGCCGCTGCCCGCGCTGGTCAGTGTCACCGAGAAGATCAACGAGCCGCGCTATCCCTCCTTCAAGGGCATCATGGCCGCGAAGAAGAAGCCCGTGGCGACGGTCGGCCTCGACGACCTGTTCCCCGACGCGGACCACGCCGCGTTCCTCGTGACCCGCACGCGCGTGGTGGAGGCCGTCCCGCGTCCGGCGCGGGCCGCCGGGACTGTCGTCACGGACGACGGTTCGGCCGCCCGCCGGCTCTTCGACCACCTGCTCGCCCAGAAGCTCCTCTGATACCACCCCGACCACCGAGAAACAGGCCGCGCCCATGCCCGATGTCCTCGTCCTCGTCGAACACGACGGGGCACGCGTCCACAAGTCCACGTACGAACTCCTCACCGCCGCCCGGCGGTTGGGCGACCCCGTCGCCGTGCTCGTGGGAGCTCCCGGCACCGCGGCCCGCCTCAGGGAGTCCCTCGCCCGGTACGGCGCCACGCGCGTCTACGCGGCCGAATCCACGGAGGCGGGAGAGTTCGTCGGCTCGCCCGCCGTAGACGCCCTGTACCTCGCGGTCCGCACGGTCGATCCGGTCGCCGTCCTGGTCTCCGCGACGACGGACGGCAAGGAGGTGGCCGGGCGGCTCGCCGCGCGACTGGACACCGGGCTGCTGACCGACGCGGTCGACCTGGACTCCTCCGGGACGGTCACCCAGATCGTCTTCGGCGGGGCGTACACCACGCGCTCCGAGGTGACCCACGGGATTCCGGTGATCGCGCTGCGGCCGGGCTCGTTCGACCCGGAGGAGCACCCCGGGGACGCGGTGGAGCACGCGCTCGCGGTGCCGCCGGTCGACCCGGCCGTGTCCGCCCGCGTCACCGCCCGCCGCGCCGCGCTCGCCGGCGACCGTCCCGCGCTCACCGAGGCGAGCGTCGTCGTCTCCGGCGGACGCGGGGTCGCAGGTGCCGACGGCTTCAAGGTGGTGGAGGAGCTGGCCGACGCCCTCCGGGGCGCCGTGGGCGCCTCCCGTGCCGCGGTCGATGCCGGCTACTACCCGCACCAGTACCAGGTGGGCCAGACCGGCAAGTCAGTCTCCCCGCAGCTGTACATCGCCCTGGGCATCTCCGGGGCGATACAGCACCTCGCCGGGATGCAGACGTCCAAGACGATCGTGGCCGTCAACAAGGACCCCGAGGCCCCCGTCTTCGGCGTGGCCGACTACGGCGTGGTGGGCGACCTCTTCTCGGTGGCTCCCCAGCTCACGCGAGAGGTGGCAGCCCGCCGCGGGGGCTCCTGACGCATCCCGTGTCCCACGCCGGAGGTCAGCACTGGCAGCCTCCGGCGTGGGATGACCACGGCAACGCAGTCGCCCCGGCCGCGGGTCGAACCGCGCGTCTGCCCGAGCGTGGAAAGCAGATGACCGCGGCTGCCCTCGTCTTCGACAATGGCGCGCATGCTGATCGACCACTGGCCCCTGGTGGGACTGCGTCTGCGTACCCCGCGCCTGGAGCTGCGACTGCCCGGCGAGGACGAGCTCGCCGAGTTGGGCGAGCTCGCGGCAGAAGGCATCCACGAACCGGACCGCATGCCCTTCCTCGTGCCGTGGACCGACCTGCCTCCCGCCGACCGGGCGCGCTCGGTCGTGCAGCACCACTGGTTGCGCAGGGGGAACTGGGCACCCGAGAACTGGGCCCTGAATCTCGTCGTCCTCGACCACGGCCGGGTCGTCGGCCTGCAGACGGTCGCCGCCCGGGACTTCGCAGTGTTACGGCAGGTGAGTACCGCCTCCTGGCTCGGGGCGCGGTTTCAGCGGCAAGGGATCGGTACCGAGATGCGTGCCGCGGTGCTGCACCTGGCCTTCGCCGGTCTGAACGCACTCGAGGCGGTGTCGGGTGCCTTCGAGGACAACGCGTCCTCGTTCACCGTGTCCATGAAACACGGTTACGAACTCGACGGCGTCGAGCGGCATGTGGTGCGTGGCCGGCCTGCGGTCATGCGGCGGTTGAGGCTGACGCGAGCCCGCTGGGAGATGCACCGGCATGTCCGTGTCTCCGTCGCGGGGTTGCCGCCCTGTCTGCCGATGTTCGGCCTTGCGGACGACAGCCCCGCGGACCTCCACGAGACGGCTTCCTGACCCGCCTGAACGACCGCCGACGGGCACCAGTAGCCGTCCTCGGTGAATGAGCTTGTGGCGCCGTCGCGGTCGCCGTCCGTCAGCGACAGCCGCGAGCGGGGTGCCGTGTCCGTGGGTGATCAGCTGGTGCTTCGCACCGGGCCTTCCCCGGCCGCCCGGTAGTCGAAGAACCCCTGCCCCGACTTGCGTCCCAGCAGCCCCGACTCGACCATGCGGCGCAGCAGCGGGGGTGGGGCGTACAGGGGTTCCCGGTACTCCTCGTACAGCGCCTCCCCGATCGCCGCGACCGTGTCGAGCCCGATGAGGTCGGCGAGCCGCAGCGGGCCCATCGGGTGGGCGCAACCGGCGGTCATCCCCGTGTCGATGTCCTCCGCGCTCGCCGTGCCGGCACTCACCATCCGTACCGCCGCCAACAGGTAGGGCACCAGCAGGGAGTTCACCACGAAACCCGCGCGGTCCTGCGCCACGACCGTCTTCTTGCCCAGGATCTCGGCCGCGAAGGCACGCACGCGCAGTTCCGTGGCTTTCGAGGTGTGCAACGACGGGATCACCTCGACCAGCGGCATCACGGGCACGGGGTTGAAGAAGTGCAGGCCCACGACCGCCTCGGGCCGGCCGGTCGCCGCCGCGAGTCTGGCGATGGGGAGGGAGGACGTGTTGCTGGCCAGCACGGCCGCCGGGTCGGCGACCTCGTCCAACTGCCGGAACAGTTGAGTCTTTGCCCGTTCGTCCTCGACGGCGGCCTCGATCACCAGCTCGGCCTTCGAGAGGCGGGAAAGGTCGGCGGTGACCGAGACCCCGGCCAGCGCGAGGGCGCGGTCCTCGGGAGTGACGGCACCGCGCTTCTCCGCCTTGAGCAGGGAGTCGGCCACACCCGCCAGTCCTGCCCGGGCCCTGTCCTCGGTGACGTCGCACAAGGTCACGTGCAGTCCGGCCCGGGCGCAGACCTCGGTGATGCCCTGACCCATCTGGCCCGCTCCCACGACGCCCACGTGCTTGATCGCTGTCATGCGCTCCTCCGCCTGTTCCTCCGTCTGGATGGCGGCCGATCGCGCCGCCGCGATGTCGAGCCTAGGCCGGGCACACCCCGTTTGACCTGCGAAAACAGTGCGTCATCCGCGCACAAAGGTGCGTCGGCGCGGTGGTGCCCGGATCAGCCGGCGGCGGTCGGGACCGCGGCCTCCCGCAGCCGGCGGATCACACCGCGCACCGCAGGTGCCGTCTCCTGCCTGCGGTAGGCACCCACCAGACGGGTCGTCAGCGGTACGTCCGCCAGCGGACGGTAGGCCACACCGGGGAGGTGTGCGCGCCGCAACGAGTCTGGGACCAGGGCCACCGCGAGACCACCGCCCACCAGGGTCAGCGCGGCGACGTAGTCCCGCACCGGGGGAGCGCAGCGGGGGCTGAAGCCGCCCTGCGCGGCCACTTCCAGGATCTGGTCGCGGCAGCCGTACTCCTCGTCGAAGTGCGGGGCCACGAAGCTCTCCTCGCGCAGCGCCGCCGCCGGTATCGCCTCGTACGCCGCGAGCGGCGCGTCGGCCGGCACGGCCACGACGACATCCTCGGTGAGCAGGCACGCGGCCGTGACGTCGGACGGGTACTCCGGCCTCCAGCGCAGGAAACCTACGTCGATGTCACCGCAGGCCAGCGCCTCCAGCTGGGCCGGCGTCTCCAACTCCCGCACCTGGACCGTCAGAGCGGTGCCGGGAGCCGCGCATCGGCCGAGGACGTCGGTGAGCACCCCGGAGAACGCGGCCGAGGCGACGTACGCGATCCGGGCGTGCCCCAGCTCTCCGCGTCCGGCGCGTCGGCCCACCGCCACGGCCCGTGCGGCCTGGGCGAGGGTCAGCCGCGTCTCCTCGAGGAACAGTCGCCCGGCACTGGTCAGCGCCGGGCGGGTGCGTCGCCCCCGGTCGATCAGCCGTACACCCAGATGGGACTCCAGGGCCCTGATCTGGGCGCTGAGCGCCGACGGCGCCAGGTGCAGACGGTCCGCCGCCCGGCCGAAGTGCAGTTCCTCCGCGACGACGACGAACGATTCCAGCCAGCGCAGTTCCACCGGTTCCTCCGACCTGCCGGGCCCGCGCCGATGAGGGCGCGGGCTGTGGGTACGGCCGCCTGTGGCGAGAACACCCCGCGGTGGTGTCAGGGCAGAACAGGATCACCGCGGGGTGAGTCGAGGTGCTCCGGCGGTCAGGGGAGCACGACGTAGTTGCTGAATCCGCCGTCGAGGTCCGTCGCGCGACCCGAGATCGCCTCGTTGACCTCGGACAGGGGAAACGGCTTGGTGATCAGGTAGGACAGGTCCAGGGCCCCCGTCGCCACCATGTCGGCGACCTCCTGGCCCTGCGCGGTGCTGAACCAGTTGGAGCCGATCAGCTGGACCTGCTCGTCCATGAGCCACTTCACGTCCACGGGGAGCCGGTCCGCCACGCCGCCGACGTTGACCACCCTGCCGCCCCGGCGCACCCCCTGCATGGAGTCCAGCATGGTCTCCACCGGGGCCTTGGCGCCCAGGGCGCTGATGACGAAGTCCGCGCCCTCGCCGCCGGTGCGGGACTTCGCCCAGGCGCCGGTGGAGCCCTCGCCCAGCCGCATGACCTCGATCCGGTCCGGGGCCAGCTCCTTGACCCGCTTGAGGAGTTCCTCGTTGCGGCCCGTGCCGAGGACCCTGGAGACACCCGAGGCGAGCGCGAGGAGCGTGGAGGCCACGCCGAGGGTGCCGGTGATCCCGTCGATCAGCGCGACCTGGCCGGGGCCGGCCCCGGCGTACCTGAGTGCCCGGTACGAGGTGCCGATGTAGCCGAGCTTGCCGGCCTGCTCGAACGTCATGTTGTCCGGGAGGTTGACGATCGCGTGCTGCGGAGCCGTCATGTACTCGCAGAAGCCGCCGTACGGGTAGAGGTCGAAGATCCGCTGACCGTCGCGGGAGGTGCTGAAGTAGCCGTTCAGGGTGAAGTAGCGGCACCGGCTGAGCTCGCCGCCGCGGCACATCTGACAGCTGCCGCAGGACCGCAGCGGGCTCACGTAGACCCGGTCGCCCGGCTTGGTGTTGAGCACCGCGTCGCCGACCGCCTCGACCACGCCCGCCGGATCCAGACCGAAGATCGCGGGCAGCTTGGGCAGAGGCTGGTGCGGGTACCAGGTGGGCCAGTTGTTGATCACGTTGGCCATGTTCGGCACGATCCCGCACGCCTTGACCCGCACCAGCACGTCGGTCGGCCGCGGAGTGGGCACGTCGACGGTGTCCACGGACATCGGCTCACCGAGCGCGTGCAGTCGTGCAGCGAGCATTTTCGCCATTGAAATACTCCGGTTTTGATGGGCAGTTGAGTGCCGAGAACTATGAATTCGCGAAAGGATCCGGGTAATTGTCCTCGAGGTCGATGTCCAGCAGCCCCATGATGCGGACGCCGGAGTTGTACCAGGCGATGGACAGGGACAGTTCGACCATCTGCCGGTCCGTCAGATGGTCGGCGGCGGCACGCCACGTCTCTTCCGAGACGGCGACGTGGAGTGTGGACTCCTTGGCGAGTCGCATGACCGCCTTCTCCGTCGCGTCGAACAGGTCGGAAGACTCGAAGTCGCCCACCGCCGAGAGCTGTTCCTCGGTGAGTCCGGCCTTGAGGCCGTGCGACTGGTGGTGCGCGACCTCGTAGGCGGAGCGGGTCGCGTGACCGACGGTCAGGATGGCCAGTTCGCGCAGCCTGGGGCTGAGGTCGGCGGCGCGCAGCGCGTTGGCGTAGGTCAGGAACCCGTCCAACTGCTCGGGCGCGCCCGCGAGGGCGAGGAAGATGTTCGCCGTCGGGACCTTGCGCTCGGCTTCGAGCCGGTCGTACAGGGGCTTGTTCGCCTCGTCCGCGTCCTCGCGGCGCAGGTAGGGAACGCGTGCCATGTCGTCTCCTGGGGAGTGAAGGGGGTCAGTGCGCGGACTGTTCGAGCAGGAACCGCTCGAGGGTCATGGGCTGCGGCGCCTGGGCCGGCGGCAGCTGTTTCACCCCCACGAAGGGCGAGGCCTCGAAGTACCACTTCTCCAGCGCGGGAAGCCCCCAGCGGACGTTCGTGCTCAGCGATCCCGCGTCCCAGCGCACCGGCTCGACCTCGGTGTCGATGGTCTGGTAGTGGCTGTTGAAGACCTCCACCCGGTGGCCGTCGGGGTCACGGAGGTAGGTGAAGAGCATCCCGCCGGGACCGTGCCGTCCCGGGCCCCGCTCCACCCCTTCGCCGTAGCCCAGGAGGCCCGCCCAGTCGCAGGCGGTGAAGATGTCGCGGCTCTCGGAGACGGTGTAGGCGAAGTGGTGCAGGGCGGGGCCGGTGTTCTCCACGATCGCGAGGTCCAGGCAGGTGCCCTTGCGGTACATGAACGCGCTCAGCAGCTTGTCGCCGTGGGCCAGGTACTCGGAGTTGCGGAAGCCGAGTTCGCCGTAGAACGCGGTCAGCTCGTACGTGTTCGGCGCGAACGTCTGGAAGTGGTCGAGGCGCTGAACGTGGGCGCCCTGGTGGTGCTCGAAGTCGATGTGCAGCCTGGGGCGGGTCTCCATGTGCGCGCAGAGCTCCAGCGGTGTCCCCGCCGGGTCGCTGACGTGCAGGGTGCGGCCCTGGTACGGCAGGTCGACCCACTCCGCGGGCAGGCCCCGGTCGCGGAACCAGCCGTAGGCGATGTCGAGGTCCTCGTCGAGGAAGACCCGGAAGCCGATCCGCCGGCAGGAACCCGCGCCCTCCTCGTCCAGCTCCAGGACGAGGCTGTGATGACATGCCTCGGCGAGGCCGCGGAGATGGCAGGTGCGCTCGTCCTCGTCACTGACGATGAGCCCGAGGGCGCTCGTGTAGAAGTTCCGGCTCTCGGCCAGATCCGCGACCGTGAGCCGGACATGACTGGAGCGGGTGATGTTGAAACTCGGACGCAGATTGACGGGTGGCAGCATGCTGGGCTCCGTGCGCGATTGCGGCTCTTGATTTCGATGACTGTAATAGTGCGGGGTCGATTTACGGCTTGGTCGTGGCAGGGCCGGAATCTCCGAAGGTGAAAGCGGACCAGCCGCTGAATTCCGCGGAATCGCCGAGGTCCTCCTCGATACGCAGAACCTCGTTCCACTTGGCCATGCGTTCGGAACGCGTGAACGAGCCCACCTTCAGCTGGCCCGCGTCCCATCCGACGCTCAGGTGCGCGATCGTGACGTCCTCGGTCTCGCCGGAGCGGGCCGACACGACGGTGCCGAAGCCGGCGTCCTTTCCGGCGCGCAGGGCCTGGTGGGCCTCGGTGACCGTGCCCGCCTGGTTCGGCTTCACGAGGACCGCGTTCGCCGCCCCGCCGGTGGCGGCGGCCTCCACCCGCTTGGCGTCGGTGACCAGGTAGTCGTCGCCGATCACCTGGCAGCGGTGGCCGAAGCGCCGGGTGAACTCCACCATCCCCTCGTGGTCGTCCTCACCCACCGGGTCCTCGACGGACAGGATCGGGTACTGGTCGATCCAGTCGCCCAGCATGTCGATGAGGGCCGCCGTGTCCAGCGTGCGGTCGTCGAGCGCGAGCGTGTAGCGCCCCTCGCCGCCGAACTGCGAGGCGGCGACGTCCAGCGAGATGCCGACCTGGCCGGCGGGCGTGAAACCCGCGGTCTCGATGGCGCGGGTCAGGGTCTCCAGCGCCTCCTCGTTGGAGTCGAACGCGGGCCAGAAGCCGCCCTCGTCCGCCACTCCCTGTGCCTTGCCCGCCTCGCGCATCAGGCTGCCGGCCGCCCGGTAGATCTCCGCGGTCCAGTCGAGGGCCTCGGAGAAGCTGCGTGCCGCGGGACAGACGACCATGAAGTCCTGGACGTCGACACGGCGGTCCGCGTGGGCGCCGCCCCCGAAGATCTGGATCTCCGGCAGGGGGATACGGACCGGCCGGCCGGCCGACAGGTGCCGCCACAGCGGTACGCCCGCGGACGCGGCGGCGGCGTGCAGCACCGCCATGGAGGTGGCCACGATGGCGTTGCCACCGAGGCGGCCGCGGTCGGGGGTGCCGTCGAGGTTCACCAGGAGCCGGTCGAGGGTCTCCTGGTCGGCCGCGTCGAGCCCCAGGAGGGCGGGCGCGATCTCCGTGTTGACGGAGCCGACGGCACGGCGGACGTCGAGGCCGCCGAAGCGGGAGCCGCCGTCGCGCAGGTCGACGGCCTCGCCCTGCCCCGTCGAGGCTCCGGCCGGTGCGATGGCCCGGCCGACGGCGCCGTCCGCGAGGTGGACCTCGACCTCGACGGTCGGCCGCCCGCGTGAGTCCCACACCCTGCGGCCGTGGAGCTTGGCGATCCGCGTGTCTGTCATTGCGGTGCGACCTTTCGGAGTCGGGAGTGCGAAGGACGGGGCGTGGAGCGTGCCCGTGGTGGCACCGAGGGGGCGTGGGGAGGCCCTGACATGCCCGGCGACACAGCGCGGATCCTCAGTGCTATCGATAGCGCAATCGTGCGAAGTGCGGGTGGTTCTGTCAAGAGCTGGAGGAGAGTTCCCTAACCCGGCCAAGGAGTTCACGCCTCTCACTCGGCTCTGCAGAGCCAGTGCTATCGTTCGCATAACCCCGACAGGAAAGTGAGCCCGACATGACCTCCCAGCCCTCTGCGGCACCCATGACCCTCACCACCGTGGTGGCGAGCACGCGTCCCGGACGGGTCGGCAGGTCCGTCGCGGACTGGTTCACCTCCCGGGTCGCGGAGTACGACCAGTTCGAGTCGCACCTGGTCGACCTCCGCGAACTGGACCTTCCGTTCTACGACGAGCCGAACCCGCCCGCTCTGCGGCAGTACACGAAGAGCCACACGCGTGCGTGGAGCGAGATCGTCGACGCGTCGGACGCGTTCGTGTTCGTCACCCCCGAGTACAACGGAGGCTTTCCGGCCCCCTTGAAGAACGCCTGGGACTACCTCGTGGTGGAGTGGCAGCACAAGCCCGCGGCGTTCGTGAGCTACGGCGGCGTCTCGGCGGGCACCCGGGCGGTGCAGATGGCCAAGCAGGTCGTGGCCAACCTCAGGATGCTGCCCATCGGGCCGACCGTGAGCATCCCCTTCATCGGCGAACAGGTCGACGACGGCGCCTTCCGGCCCGGGAAGATCCACGAGGCCGCCGCCGAGCAGATGCTCGACGAACTCGGACGGACCGCCGGTGTCATGCGCCGACTGCGCGGCGGAACGTACTGACCGCGCGGGAACGTGGAGGTGCCCGGAGCGCAGCGCTCCGGGCACCTCCACGTTCCCGCGCACAGCCGGTCACGGGGGTTTTGTCTTCAGGCGGACGTGGACGGAGACCGTCCGCCGGGAGGTGCCGTGCTGCCGCGCAGCACCAGGGAC
Above is a window of Streptomyces griseorubiginosus DNA encoding:
- a CDS encoding VOC family protein gives rise to the protein MLPPVNLRPSFNITRSSHVRLTVADLAESRNFYTSALGLIVSDEDERTCHLRGLAEACHHSLVLELDEEGAGSCRRIGFRVFLDEDLDIAYGWFRDRGLPAEWVDLPYQGRTLHVSDPAGTPLELCAHMETRPRLHIDFEHHQGAHVQRLDHFQTFAPNTYELTAFYGELGFRNSEYLAHGDKLLSAFMYRKGTCLDLAIVENTGPALHHFAYTVSESRDIFTACDWAGLLGYGEGVERGPGRHGPGGMLFTYLRDPDGHRVEVFNSHYQTIDTEVEPVRWDAGSLSTNVRWGLPALEKWYFEASPFVGVKQLPPAQAPQPMTLERFLLEQSAH
- the eno gene encoding phosphopyruvate hydratase, with the translated sequence MTDTRIAKLHGRRVWDSRGRPTVEVEVHLADGAVGRAIAPAGASTGQGEAVDLRDGGSRFGGLDVRRAVGSVNTEIAPALLGLDAADQETLDRLLVNLDGTPDRGRLGGNAIVATSMAVLHAAAASAGVPLWRHLSAGRPVRIPLPEIQIFGGGAHADRRVDVQDFMVVCPAARSFSEALDWTAEIYRAAGSLMREAGKAQGVADEGGFWPAFDSNEEALETLTRAIETAGFTPAGQVGISLDVAASQFGGEGRYTLALDDRTLDTAALIDMLGDWIDQYPILSVEDPVGEDDHEGMVEFTRRFGHRCQVIGDDYLVTDAKRVEAAATGGAANAVLVKPNQAGTVTEAHQALRAGKDAGFGTVVSARSGETEDVTIAHLSVGWDAGQLKVGSFTRSERMAKWNEVLRIEEDLGDSAEFSGWSAFTFGDSGPATTKP
- a CDS encoding NAD(P)H-dependent oxidoreductase — encoded protein: MTSQPSAAPMTLTTVVASTRPGRVGRSVADWFTSRVAEYDQFESHLVDLRELDLPFYDEPNPPALRQYTKSHTRAWSEIVDASDAFVFVTPEYNGGFPAPLKNAWDYLVVEWQHKPAAFVSYGGVSAGTRAVQMAKQVVANLRMLPIGPTVSIPFIGEQVDDGAFRPGKIHEAAAEQMLDELGRTAGVMRRLRGGTY